A part of Rhopalosiphum maidis isolate BTI-1 chromosome 3, ASM367621v3, whole genome shotgun sequence genomic DNA contains:
- the LOC113557778 gene encoding uncharacterized protein LOC113557778 has product MEHLCPEINRLVSCFTCGSQTLPPYRLCVDAHVGCPPCTKYLSRCACGCRFLRRSNTTFDWLVSAMKLQCKYRTNYLNDGRCLSKPGQVDCSNKWFSVQELRDHYQTGCVRNLFTCPVQDCGYVARVDTITNHYETAHGPFELLSPSDYQQAPNCVMFELPIKKQVKLKKIFNGYFMFSVKPYRRMQRNSNSLLSMQNINPSDLFQYRYTAQESYQNMITITVTLMEPHKSRSNI; this is encoded by the exons ATGGAACACTTGTGTCCGGAAATCAATCGGTTGGTGTCATGCTTCACGTGCGGCTCGCAGACGTTGCCGCCATACCGATTATGCGTGGATGCGCACGTGGGCTGCCCCCCATGCACCAAGTACTTGTCGCGATGCGCTTGCGGTTGCCGTTTCCTCAGAAGGTCAAACACGACGTTTGACTGGTTGGTATCTGCCATGAAGTTACAGTGTAAGTACCGGACTAATTATTTGAACGACGGTCGGTGCTTATCTAAACCGGGACAAGTCGACTGTTCAAATAAATGGTTTTCCGTCCAGGAACTCCGCGATCATTACCAAACAGGCTGTGTTAGGAATTTGTTTACATGTCCGGTACAGGACTGCGGATACGTGGCCCGCGTTGACACCATAACTAATCATTACGAAACAGCTCATGGCCCGTTCGAGTTGCTCAGTCCCAGTGACTACCAACAGGCACCTAATTGCGTCATGTTCGAGTTACCGATCAA GAAGcaggttaaattaaaaaagattttcAATGGATACTTTATGTTCAGCGTTAAGCCATATCGTCGCATGCAACGAAACTCCAACTCACTATTGTCTATGCAAAATATCAATCCATCAGACTTATTTCAGTACAGATACACAGCGCAAGAGTCGTATCAGAATATGATTACGATCACTGTAACATTAATGGAGCCTCACAAGTCTCGGtccaacatataa